CGCTCGGGTTGGCCGTCACGGTCAGGAACACGGTCGCACCACCTCGTCCGGCTCGGTTTGGTTTGAGTGAGATTAGATGGGTTTGTGTGGGTATTGCAAGAGTCACCACATGAACCCACATCGCCTAAGCTGGGGGTCCAGCGACACAGCGAGGGGCAGCCGATGTACGCGGAGGAGCGCCAACAGGTCATCCTCGAACGGGCCCGGGCCAAGGGCCGGGTGGACGTCGCCGCGCTGGCCGAGGAGTTCGCCGTCACCACGGAGACCATCCGCCGCGACCTGACCACCCTCGAACGGCACGGCCTGCTGCGCCGCGTGCACGGCGGCGCCATCCCCGTGGAACGCCTGGGTTTCGAGCCCGCCATCGCCGCGCGCGAGGGCGTGATGACCGCCGAGAAGGAGCGGATCGCCAAGGCCGCCCTCGCCCTGCTGCCCGAGGAGGGCACGATCCTCCTGGACGCCGGCACGACCACGGCGAAGCTGGCCGACCTGCTGCCGCCGGACCGGGAACTGACCGTGGTCACGCACTCGGTGAACATCGCCCTGCTCCTGGCCAACCGCCCCAACCTGACCGTGATGCTCGTCGGCGGCCGCCTCCGCAGCCGCACCCTGGCATCGGTGGACACGTGGGCGCTGCAGGCACTCCGGGACACCTTCGTCGAGGTCGCCTTCATGGCCACCAACGGCCTGTCCCTCGAACGCGGCCTGACCACCCCCGACCAGGCGGAGGCGATGGTGAAGACGGCCGCCATCGGCGCGGCCCGGCGCGCGGTCCTCCTGGCCGACCACACCAAGATCGGCAACGACTACTTCGCGCGGTTCGCCGACTTGAGCGACATCGACACGATCATCACCGACACGGGAGTGGACGCGGCGGTGGCAGAGGAACTGGAAGCCGCCGGCCCGACCGTGGTCCACGTCTGACCGTGGTCCTGGTCTGACCGGCCGCGCCTGCTACCCCGCCTCGCGGCCGAAGCGTTGTGCCAGCTGAGCGTTGACCTCCACGTGCCGCAGCAGGAACGCGCGCTCGTCCAGTCGTTTGCGGCGGAGCCAGGCGGTGACCTCGGCGTTGCACTTGCTGGCGTTGCACGAGCCGCAGGCGGGCACGATGTTGTCCAGGGTGTACCGGCCGCCGCGCGACAGAGCTTGCACGCAGTCCTTCTGGAGGGGTGTGCCAGTGGCGCCGCAGTAGGCGCAGCCGGCCCACGCCGTTTTCAGGGCGGTCCACTCCGCGGCGGACAGGTCGTTGTCCGCGCGGTCCATGCGGCGCTTGCGCTTGCGGGCGGCGCGGGTTCTCCGGCTCAGGGGCACGGTTACATCCTGCCCAACAAGAGGCGGGCGGCGGGGAGGTCGTGGTGGCCGGTCAGGAAGTCGTGCAGGGACGCCTCGAACTCGGCGCTGTGCAGGGTGCCGTCGCCGTCGCGGTCCAGGTCGCGCAGGGCCGCGACCAGTTCGTGGCGGTGGGGGCTGTGGTCGAGGAGGCGGGCGTACTCGGATCGGCGCACCTCGCCGTTGTCGTCGCGGTCCACCAGGCGTCTGAGGACGGCCGCCACCGCGCCGTACCCGCGTTCGGGGTCGGGGGCACCGGGGTAGCGGTCGTCGGCCAGGGCGTGGCGGTAGGCGGCGAGGGTCACGCCGCCGTCCGGGGGTGTGCCGGTGGCCTCGCGCAGGTCGTCCCACCAGGACTCGAAGGCGTCGTGGACGGTGGTCTCGTCGTCCTCGTCCAGGTCGAAGTGGGTGCTGACCTCCCGCGCCATCGCCAGCAGGTCGCTCCACCGCACCACGCCGTCGCCGGTCTGGTCGAGCACGGTGGTGAAGAACGTCTCCGGGGTCGGCGCGACCCGCTCGCGGCGCGGGACGGCGGCGGCGCGCACCGACGCGGCGGCCACCGGCATGTACCGCCACGCCTTGGGCAGCACGCCGGCGGCCAGGCGCGCGGCCTGGTGCACGCCGCCGACGAGCAGGTCCGCGCCTGGTACGACGGTCAGCCGCAAACGTTCGCGGTACACCTCCGGCAGCGTCGCCACCGTCGCCTGCACGGCGGCGGACACCACGAAGTACCGCAAGGGCGCCCACACCAGCGCCGGGATCGGCACCCCCGGCGGCGGCGGGACGCGGTGGACGCTGCCCGACAGCAGGTCCCGCACGGTGGCGTTGTCCTCCAGCACCTCACCGACCACGCGGTCGAAGTAGACGTCGAACTCGGTGGGCGTGGCGGGCATGTCCTCTTCGGACAGACCGAACACCCGCCCCACCGCCAGCCACTCCGCGTAGAACCGCTCGGTCTCCTCCGCCGACAACGGGTCACCGGCCAACCGCTGCATGGTGACGACCGCTTCGAACAGCGTCAGGTGCACCCACGCCCGCGCCTGCGCCTGCTCGGCGGAGAACACCCGGCCGCGGTCGTCGGTCCCGCGCATCCGCCGGTGCAGCCGGTCCAGCCGGGCCAGCTCGCGGCGCTGCTCGGACGCGCTGCCGTAGACGTAGGTGTGCAGGCTCTCCAACGTCCGGAACAACCTGCGCCACGGCCGCGCGTTGTAGACCGAGAACCGGCTCACCGCCGCGCCGATCGCCGGGTGGGCGGCCTGGAGCACCAGGGTCCGGTGCATCACCAGCAGGAACCGCCACTCGCCCAACCGCTCCCACGCGGCGGACCCCGGCCCCAGTTCCACGGTCATGCGGCACCTCCACCCGTGAGCCGGCCAGACGTTAGTGCGCCCACCGCCACCGCCGGAACACCCGCGCGGCCGGTTCACCCGGACGTGCCGACTGGGTCAGCTCCGAGTCCGCAAGAAGGCGGGCAGGGCGATGCCGGCGCCCACGACGAACACGGCCGTGGCGAGGTAGACCAGCCCGAGGTGCCCGAGCGTGTCCAGGTCGTAGGGGTAGTGGGCGGGCAGGGCCACGGCCAGGCCGAGCACCGGGGTGGCGACCGCGGTGGCGTAGGCCCACGGCAGACCCCGTCTGACCCCGTACCAGGACAGGGCGGCGGTCGCGAGGCCGGCGGCGGCGATGAAGCCGGCCACGGCGAGGTGCAGGTGCGAGATGTACTCGTACAGCTCGGGGCTGAACGCCTCGACCTGCTCGCGGGTCGCGCCCGCCTCGGCCTGGCCGATGCCGAGCTCGAGGAACGCCCCGCTGAAGTTGCGGACGAAGAAGATCACGGCGTAGCCGATGAACGCCACGCCCGCGAGGGCCATGAGGCTGCCGCCCACGTGCAGCGCACGCTCGGTGGACAGCCGGGTCGACGTGGTCATGATGGGGACTCCTTCACCTCATCGCGGCTTGACCGCGAGGAAACTGGTGCTCTTGATGCCGCAGGTGGCGGCCCGCGCCGAGCCGGACCGGAACGCGCCGGCGGGGTTGTCGCGCTCGGCGACGATCCGCGGGCAGGCGTCCTGGGTGAGCGCCCGGTACCGGTCGACCTGGGCCGCACCGCCGGCGCAGGCCGCCGCCACAGGCTGCCGCCGCACCACCGACGCAGGCCGCCGCCACACCGCCGCCACAGGCTCCCGCCGCACCGCCGCCACACGCCGCCGCCACACGCCGCCGCCACACCGCCGCCGCCACACCGCCGCCGCCACACCGCCGCCGCCACACCGCCGCCACAGGCCGCCGCCGCAGGCCCCGCCGCGCCGCCGCCACAGGCCGCCCACAGCGCGGGGTCGCACACGACGTGCTCGGCCAGGAACCGGACGCTGGGGGTGGTGCGCAGCCGGCGCGTGAGGGCGTAGCGGCCGGGCAGCTCCGCGCGGGCGAGGCGTTCGAACGCCGCCTTGTCCCGTGTCACGACTTCGCTGGTGCCGTCCATGACCGGCCTTTCCGCCAAGCGGGTAACAGCATCCGCCCCCGGTCGTCAGACCGCGAGTGGGAGGTCGGCCAGGCGCCACTCCAGCAGGCCGTCCTCCAGCCGGCGGGCCGGTCGGCCCTGGGCGGTGAGGTAGCGGACGGCGTCGTGGGCCAGCACGCAGTACGCGCCCCGGCAGTAGGCGACGACCTCCCGGTCCGCGGGCAGCTCGGCGAGCCGGGCGGGCAGTTCCTCCAGCGGGATGCCGAGCGCGCCGGGGATGTGCCCGGCCGCGTACTCCTCGGCCGGCCGCACGTCCAGCACCGTCACCTCGCCGGACCGCACGCGGTCGAGGAGCTCTGCGCGGGTGACCTCGTCGGTGGCCGGGCCGAGGTAGGTCGCGCGGGCGGCCTCGACGTCGGGCAGGTGGTCGTTGGCCACCCGCCGCACGAACGCGAACAGCGCGGCCACGTCGTCGCCGGCCAGCCGGTAGTAGACCTTCGTGCCGGCGCGGCGGGTCGCCACCAGGCCGGCCTGCCGGAGGGTCTGCAGGTGCGCGGACGCGGTGGTCAGGCCCAGCCCGGCCGTGCGCGCCAACGCCTCCACCGTGCGCTCGCCCTGCGCCAACAGGTCCAGCAGCTCCAGCCGTTTGCCGCTGGCCAGCCCCTTGCCGACCCGGGCGAACTGCTCGAACAAGGCGGACTTGGCCGCGCGGTCGCCCATGCGCCTATCCTTTCTCCAATAATCCTTGGAACAGTGTAGAGGAGGGCGGCCATGATCGGAGCACCGATCGTCCCGCTGGTCGACCAGGGCCTGGGCAACTCCGCCTACCTCGTCGACCTCGGCGACGGGCGCGCGTTGGCGGTGGACGTCAGCCGCGACCTGCGCGCGGTCGACCGCGAGGCCGCGCGGCGCGGCCTGGTGGTGGCCTTCGCCGCGGACACCCACCTGCACGCCGACTTCCTCTCCGGTGCACGCCAACTCGCCGCCACGCGGGGCGCGCGGGTCCTGGCGTCGGCCGCCGGCGCACGCGAGTTCGACCACGAGGGCCTGCACGACGGCGACGAGGTGGACCTGGGCGGCCTGACCCTGCGCGCCCTCGCCACCCCCGGCCACACCCACGAGCACCTGTCCCTGCTGCTGTCCGACGGCTCGCGCCCGCTGGGCGTGTTCACCGGCGGGTCCCTGCTCGTCGGCTCGGCCGCCCGCACCGACCTGGTCGCACCGGACCGGACCGAGGAGCTGGCCCGTGCCCAGCACGCCTCGCTGCGCCGCCTGGCCACGCTGCCCGACGAGGTCGCGGTGTGGCCGACGCACGGCGGCGGGTCGTTCTGCGCCGCGCCGGCGGGCGGCGACCGGGTCAGCACCATCGGCCGCGAGAAGGCGACGAACCCGCTGCTGGGCGTGGCCGACGAGGACGAGTTCGTCGCCGCGCTGCTGGGCCCGCTGGGCAGCTACCCGACCTACTTCCGGTGGCTGGGCGAGACCAACCGGCGCGGACCGGCCGTGCTCCCGGACTCCCCCGCGCTGCCGGCGCTGACCGCGGCCCAGGTGCCAGCGCTCCTGGCGGACGGCGGACAGGTCGTGGACGTGCGTCCGTTGGCCCGGTTCGCGGCGGCGCACGTGCCCGGGTCGCTGTCCATCCCGCTGCGGCCGGTGTTCGCCAGTTGGCTCGGGTGGCTCGCGCCGCCGGACCGGCCGCTGGTGGTCGTGCGCGACCCGGACCAGGACCCGGCGGAGGTCCTGTGGCAGGCCCTGAAGATCGGCTACGACGACCTGGCCGGCGAGATCGTCCTGGACGAGTGGGTCGCGGCCGACCAACCGACCACCGCCACCCGGCTCGTGTCCGCGCGGGAGGTCGAGGGCGTGCGGGTGCTCGACGTGCGGCAACGGGCCGAGTACGCCTCCGGGCACCTGCCCGGCGCGGACCACGTGGAACTGGGTGACCTGCCCGCGCGCGCCGCCGACCTGCCCGACGAGCCCACGGTCGTGATGTGCGGGCACGGCGAGCGAGCACTGGGCGCGGCGAGCCTGCTCGAACGCGCCGGCCTCCGCGACGTCTCCGTGCTCACCGGCGGTCCGCACGACTGGGCCGAGCAGACCGGCGGCACCCTGGCGACCGGGTCGTGACCACGCCCAGACTCGGGCTGCGCGCCAACCTGGCCCAGTTCGGCCTGCTCGTGGCCGTCAACGCCCTGGTCGGCGGGACCCTGGGCCAGGAACGCACGGTCCTGCCCCTGCTGGCCGACCGCGTCTTCCACCTCACCGCCCACACCGCCGCCCTGACCTACGTCGCCGCCTTCGGCCTCACCAAGGCCGCGACCAACTACGTGGCCGGGGCGTGGTCGGACCGGGTGGGCCGCAAGCCCGTGCTGGTGGTCGGGTGGCTGGTCGCGATCCCGGTGCCGCTGCTGCTGATCTGGGCACCGCACTGGGGTTGGGTGGTGGCCGCGAACGTGCTGCTGGGCGTCAACCAGGGCCTGACCTGGTCCACGACGGTGATCATGAAGATCGACCTGGCCGGCCCCGACCGCCGGGGCTTGGCGATGGGCCTCAACGAGGCCGCCGGCTACCTCGCCGTGGCCGGCACCGCACTGGCCACCGGCTACCTCGCGGCCCGCTACGGCCTGCGCCCGGCCCCGTTCCTGCTGGGCCTGTCCTACACCGCCCTGGGCTTGGGCCTGTCGCTGCTCCTGGTCCGGGACACCCGCGCCCACGCCCACCTCGAAGCACGCGGCCACGCCGAGACGACCGGCCGGAAGGTGTTCACCCGCACCAGCTTCACCGAGCCGGCCCTGTCCGCCGTCAGCCAGGCCGGCATGGTCAACAACCTCAACGACGGCCTGGCCTGGGGCCTGTTCCCCGTCCTGTTCGCCACGGCAGGCCTGTCCCTGAGCCAGATCGGCGTGCTGGCTGCCCTCTACCCCGCGGTCTGGGGCCTGGGTCAACTGGTCACCGGCCCCCTGTCAGACCGCTGGGGCCGGAAACACCTCATCACCACCGGCATGCTCACCCAGGCCGCCGCCCTGGCCCTGGTCGCCGTCGGCGAGAGCTTCGCGGCCTGGGCACTCGCCGCGACCCTGCTGGGCATCGGCACCGCGATGGTCTACCCCACCCTGCTGGCCGTCGTCGGCGACGTCGCCCACCCGACGTGGCGGGCCCGCGCGGTCGGCGTCTACCGGCTGTGGCGGGACGGCGGCTTCGCCGTGGGCGCACTGCTGGCGGGCTTGGCGGCCGACCGGTACGGGCTGCGCGCCGCGGTGTGGGCCGTCGCCGCCGTCACCGCTGCCTCGGGCCTGCTCGTCGCGATGCGGATGTACGAGACCCACCGAAGAACCTAGCCGCGGGGTGCGTACATGATCACGGCCACGCCGAGGAGGCAGATCGCCGCTCCGACGTAGTCCCACCGGTCCGGGCGGAACTTGTCCACCACCACGCCCCAAGCCAGCGAACCGGCGACGAACACACCGCCGTACGCGGCCAGGATGCGGCCGAAGTGGGCGTCGGGCTGGAAGGTCGCCACGAACCCGTACGCGCCCAACGACACCACCCCGGCGGCGATCCACAGCAGACCCCGGTGCTCGCGCACGCCCTGCCACACCAGCCACGCGCCACCGATCTCGGCGAGCGCGGCCAACACGAACAACACGATCGAGCGCAGGACGGTCACCGCTGGGACGGTAGCGCCGGCGAGTCGGTGAAGGGCAGCGGACACCCCGGGCGCTCGGCGCAGGCCAGCAGGTCGTCGCAGCCGACGTCGAGGGCGCGCTCGAGGGTGTCGCGGATGACGACCAAGTCCTCGATCTTCGCCTCGACCTCGGCGAGCTTCGCGGCGGCCCGGTCGGGCAGGCCCGGTTCGCGGTGCGGTCGGCCCGGTTGCCGGCGGCCGTGTCGGTGAGCGCCCAGGTCCAGCAGGTCGGCGATGTCGTCCAGGCTGAACCCCAGGCGTTGCGCCGCCTTGATCACCCGTAGTGCCGTGACCGCCGCCGGCGAGTACAGCCGGTGACCGCCCGGGGTGCGTTCGGCGGCGGTGAGCAGGCCGATGCGCTCGTAGTACCGCAGGGTCTGCGGGTTCACGCCGGCCGCGGCGGCGAGTTGCCCGCTGCGCAGGGTGGTCACGGCCGGACCCGGGCCGCGAGCGCCTCCAGCACCGCGACCCGCTGGTGTGGCACGCGGATGTCGAGGCGCAGGCCGTCGCCCGCCGTGGTGAGGGCGAAGGTGAAGAACGAGCAGCACCCCGTCTCGCGGGCCATCAGGTGGGCGGTGCGGGCGGCGACCTCGGGAGCGGGGTCGAGGGTCACCCGCACGCACGTCGGGTCGAGCCGTTCGACCGAGCGCGCGGAGGCGGCGAAGAGGTCGTCGAACTCCTTCTCCCGCAACGGTTGTTCGGCGGTCGGCAGGGTGCAGGCGTCCACGGTGAGCGGTGTCCACGGGACGGGGTCTGTGCTCATGCCACCACGGTAAGCCCGTACCCGGGTACCGGATGCAAGTCCGGCCGAATCCATCGACTGACATCAATGGTTGCATCCATCGAAGTCGGTCTATAGAGTTCGGTCGTCAATCGAGAACGGTCGATGAAAGGGTGGTCGTGGTGGACGAGCTTCCGGTGGTCGTGGTGGGTGCGGGTCCGGCAGGTCTGTCGGCGGCGGCGAACCTGCTGGAGCGCGGTCTCCGGCCGGTGGTGCTGGAAGCCGGGTCGCGGGCGGGGGCGGCGGTCGCGGAGTGGAACTACGTGCGCCTGTTCTCGCAGTGGTCCGAGCTGGTGGACCCGGCCGCCCGCCGGCTGCTGGAGCCCACCGGGTGGAGCGCGCCGCGGGGCTACCCCACCGGCGGCGAGTGGGTGGCGAACTACCTGGAGCCGCTGTCGAAGGAGTTGAGCGAGCACGTCCGCTACGACGCGAGGGTCGTCGGGGTGGCGCGGCGGGGACGGGACCGGGTGGTCGACGCCGGCCGCGCGACCGAGCCGCTGACCGTGCACGTCCGGACCCCGCACGGCGAGGAGCGCATCACCGCCCGCGCCGTCATCGACGCCTCCGGCACGTGGGGCACGCCCAACCCGCTCGGCGGCGACGGACTGCCCGCGATCGGCGAGGAGGCCGCCGCCGACCGGATCGCCTACCGGGTGCCGGACCTCGACCAGGAGCTGGACCGGTACGCGGGCAAGCGGATCGCGGTCGCCGGTAGCGGGCACTCGGCGTTGACGGCGTTGGTCGTGCTCGCCGAACTGGCCGAGGAGCACCCCGGCACCCACGTCACCTGGCTGCTGCGCCGGGGCGCGGTGGGCGACGTCTTCGGTGGCGGCGAGGCCGACCAACTCCCGGCACGCGGTGCTTTGGGGTTGCGCGCGAAGGCCGCCGCACGGGCCGGTGCCGTGCGGGTCGTGACCGGGTTCCGCACGGCCGTGGTCGAGCGGCACGGCGAGCGGCTCGTGCTGGAGTCGGAGGACGGGCACCGCCTGGAGCCGGTGGACGAGGTCGTGGTGCTGACCGGGTTCCGGCCGGACCTGTCGTTCCTGTCCGAGCTGCGACTGGAGCTGGACCCGGTGCTCCAGG
This DNA window, taken from Saccharothrix variisporea, encodes the following:
- a CDS encoding YnfA family protein produces the protein MTVLRSIVLFVLAALAEIGGAWLVWQGVREHRGLLWIAAGVVSLGAYGFVATFQPDAHFGRILAAYGGVFVAGSLAWGVVVDKFRPDRWDYVGAAICLLGVAVIMYAPRG
- a CDS encoding MBL fold metallo-hydrolase; its protein translation is MIGAPIVPLVDQGLGNSAYLVDLGDGRALAVDVSRDLRAVDREAARRGLVVAFAADTHLHADFLSGARQLAATRGARVLASAAGAREFDHEGLHDGDEVDLGGLTLRALATPGHTHEHLSLLLSDGSRPLGVFTGGSLLVGSAARTDLVAPDRTEELARAQHASLRRLATLPDEVAVWPTHGGGSFCAAPAGGDRVSTIGREKATNPLLGVADEDEFVAALLGPLGSYPTYFRWLGETNRRGPAVLPDSPALPALTAAQVPALLADGGQVVDVRPLARFAAAHVPGSLSIPLRPVFASWLGWLAPPDRPLVVVRDPDQDPAEVLWQALKIGYDDLAGEIVLDEWVAADQPTTATRLVSAREVEGVRVLDVRQRAEYASGHLPGADHVELGDLPARAADLPDEPTVVMCGHGERALGAASLLERAGLRDVSVLTGGPHDWAEQTGGTLATGS
- a CDS encoding ArsR/SmtB family transcription factor: MGDRAAKSALFEQFARVGKGLASGKRLELLDLLAQGERTVEALARTAGLGLTTASAHLQTLRQAGLVATRRAGTKVYYRLAGDDVAALFAFVRRVANDHLPDVEAARATYLGPATDEVTRAELLDRVRSGEVTVLDVRPAEEYAAGHIPGALGIPLEELPARLAELPADREVVAYCRGAYCVLAHDAVRYLTAQGRPARRLEDGLLEWRLADLPLAV
- a CDS encoding MFS transporter, whose translation is MTTPRLGLRANLAQFGLLVAVNALVGGTLGQERTVLPLLADRVFHLTAHTAALTYVAAFGLTKAATNYVAGAWSDRVGRKPVLVVGWLVAIPVPLLLIWAPHWGWVVAANVLLGVNQGLTWSTTVIMKIDLAGPDRRGLAMGLNEAAGYLAVAGTALATGYLAARYGLRPAPFLLGLSYTALGLGLSLLLVRDTRAHAHLEARGHAETTGRKVFTRTSFTEPALSAVSQAGMVNNLNDGLAWGLFPVLFATAGLSLSQIGVLAALYPAVWGLGQLVTGPLSDRWGRKHLITTGMLTQAAALALVAVGESFAAWALAATLLGIGTAMVYPTLLAVVGDVAHPTWRARAVGVYRLWRDGGFAVGALLAGLAADRYGLRAAVWAVAAVTAASGLLVAMRMYETHRRT
- a CDS encoding HNH endonuclease yields the protein MPLSRRTRAARKRKRRMDRADNDLSAAEWTALKTAWAGCAYCGATGTPLQKDCVQALSRGGRYTLDNIVPACGSCNASKCNAEVTAWLRRKRLDERAFLLRHVEVNAQLAQRFGREAG
- a CDS encoding DeoR/GlpR family DNA-binding transcription regulator produces the protein MYAEERQQVILERARAKGRVDVAALAEEFAVTTETIRRDLTTLERHGLLRRVHGGAIPVERLGFEPAIAAREGVMTAEKERIAKAALALLPEEGTILLDAGTTTAKLADLLPPDRELTVVTHSVNIALLLANRPNLTVMLVGGRLRSRTLASVDTWALQALRDTFVEVAFMATNGLSLERGLTTPDQAEAMVKTAAIGAARRAVLLADHTKIGNDYFARFADLSDIDTIITDTGVDAAVAEELEAAGPTVVHV
- a CDS encoding MerR family transcriptional regulator, whose protein sequence is MTTLRSGQLAAAAGVNPQTLRYYERIGLLTAAERTPGGHRLYSPAAVTALRVIKAAQRLGFSLDDIADLLDLGAHRHGRRQPGRPHREPGLPDRAAAKLAEVEAKIEDLVVIRDTLERALDVGCDDLLACAERPGCPLPFTDSPALPSQR
- a CDS encoding EF-hand domain-containing protein, whose product is MTVELGPGSAAWERLGEWRFLLVMHRTLVLQAAHPAIGAAVSRFSVYNARPWRRLFRTLESLHTYVYGSASEQRRELARLDRLHRRMRGTDDRGRVFSAEQAQARAWVHLTLFEAVVTMQRLAGDPLSAEETERFYAEWLAVGRVFGLSEEDMPATPTEFDVYFDRVVGEVLEDNATVRDLLSGSVHRVPPPPGVPIPALVWAPLRYFVVSAAVQATVATLPEVYRERLRLTVVPGADLLVGGVHQAARLAAGVLPKAWRYMPVAAASVRAAAVPRRERVAPTPETFFTTVLDQTGDGVVRWSDLLAMAREVSTHFDLDEDDETTVHDAFESWWDDLREATGTPPDGGVTLAAYRHALADDRYPGAPDPERGYGAVAAVLRRLVDRDDNGEVRRSEYARLLDHSPHRHELVAALRDLDRDGDGTLHSAEFEASLHDFLTGHHDLPAARLLLGRM
- a CDS encoding NAD(P)-binding domain-containing protein translates to MDELPVVVVGAGPAGLSAAANLLERGLRPVVLEAGSRAGAAVAEWNYVRLFSQWSELVDPAARRLLEPTGWSAPRGYPTGGEWVANYLEPLSKELSEHVRYDARVVGVARRGRDRVVDAGRATEPLTVHVRTPHGEERITARAVIDASGTWGTPNPLGGDGLPAIGEEAAADRIAYRVPDLDQELDRYAGKRIAVAGSGHSALTALVVLAELAEEHPGTHVTWLLRRGAVGDVFGGGEADQLPARGALGLRAKAAARAGAVRVVTGFRTAVVERHGERLVLESEDGHRLEPVDEVVVLTGFRPDLSFLSELRLELDPVLQAPVRLAPLIDPNVHSCGTVYPHGANELRHPEPGVYLVGMKSYGRAPTFLTLTGYEQVRSVVAEIAGDHESAGRVELTLPETGVCGGSGVFDAEPSSGGCCGGSRVVDLTLSAQQQ